ACATTGACGAGGGTGTCGCGCTGCCACGGCAGGCTGCGCGCGGAGTCGGCCCAGCCGCCCCACAGGTCGACCACGGGCTCCCCGTCGATCAGCACGGTCACGGCCGCGCCCAGTTCGCCGCGTTCGCGGAAGTTCTCCTCGAAGGCGGCACGGACGGCCCGGAACCGTTCGTCGCAGTGGCCGTCGATCTGCGCTTCGCTCTCTGGCATGGGCTCCTCCGTCGCCTCGGGCCGGTTTCCCGGCCTGCCGGTACCCGGCTCCCCCAGAACGTACCGACTGGTCGGACTGCCGGGAAGAGTGCCGACAAGAAGGCACGCCGGGCGGCCCCTCACCGCCCCGGCGACGGCCCTGCCATCCGCCCGGCCTCCCGGTCCCGGCCCCTCAGCCCGGGCCGTCGCCGGGGTGAGCGAGGATGAGACGAGAAGATCCATGCCCCGGAAGGAACCCGATGGCCGTCGACGACTCCGTACTGCTGCGCACCGCGGGCCACACGGGGTACATCACCCTCAACCGTCCCCAGGCCCTCAACGCCCTCACCCACGCCATGGTCCGCACCGTCGATACGGCGCTGGCCACCTGGGAACAGGACCCTGCCGTCGAGGTCGTGGTCCTCACCGGAGCCGGAGAGCGCGGGCTCTGCGCCGGCGGCGACATCCGCGCCGTCCGCGCGGACGCCCTCGCGGGCGGTAGCGCGTCGCTGGACTTCTGGCGGGACGAGTACCGCCTCAACGCCCGTATCGCCCGCTACTCCAAGCCCTATGTAGCCGTCATGGACGGCATCGTGATGGGTGGCGGTGTCGGCGTGTCCGCACACGGCGACGTACGAATCGTCACCGAGCGGTCGAAGGTCGCCATGCCGGAGACGGGCATCGGCTTCGTACCGGATGTGGGCGGTACGCATCTGCTGGCTCAGGCGCCCGGCGAGCTCGGCACCCATCTGGCGCTCACCGGCTCGGCCGTGGGCGCGGCCGACGCGCTGCTGTGCGGGCTCGCCGACCACTTCGTACCCTCGCGGCGGCTGGCGGAGCTCACCGCGTCGCTCGCCGAGTTGGACGTGACCGAGGCCGTGGGGCGGTGTGCCGAGCCCGCCCCCGAAGGTGAACTGGCCCGGCACCGCAAGTGGATCGACGACTGCTACGCCGCCGGCTCCGTGGAGGAGATCCTCGACCGGCTGCTCGGCCGCGGCGATCCGGCGGCGAAGGAGGCAGCCGAAACGATCCTCAGCAGGTCGCCCACCTCGCTCAAGGTGACCCTCGCCGCGCTGCGCCGGGCCCGTGAACTCCGCGCGCTGGAACCGGTCCTGGATCAGGAGTACCGCGTCTCGTGCGCGGCCTTCTCCTCGCCCGACATGGTGGAAGGCGTCCGGGCACAGGTCATCGACAAGGACCGCAGGCCGCGCTGGTCGCCCGCGGAGCTTGCGCAGGTGACGGACGCGGACGTGGCCCGGTTCTTCGCACCGCTCCACGAGCGCGAACTCGGACTCGGACTCGCGCACGAACTCGGACTCGCGGGCGGCCTCGGCGCTTGAGCTCAGCCGAGCAGATCGCGCAGTGAGGCCTTCATCCGGGCGACGAAGGCCTCACGGACGCAGTCCTCCACAAGATCCAGCGAGAGATACGGATTGAGATCCTCCAGCTCGACCAGCAGCAGCTCCCCGTCCGGAGCCCGGCAGGCGTCGACGCGCTGGATGCCGTGGTCCAGGGTGTTCCAGTCGATGAACCGCTGTGCGAACTCCAGGTCCGCCGGGCCCGGCTCGTACCGCTCCAGTTCCCAGCGGCGCTCCGGGCGCGGGGCATACAGGGCGTACTGGAAGTCCCGGTCGACGAAGTAGAACGACACCTCGTAGCGGAACGGGATCCTCGGCTGCACCAGGACGTCGCCGTGCACGGCCTCGCTGAGGCGGTCCGGGGGGAGAAACTCCATCCCGATCGAGTCCGCCCCTGTCTTGGGTTTGACGACGTACTCCACGGCCTGCGGCAGCCGTGCGAGGTCCTCGCCACGGTCCACGGTCGGTATCACAGGAAACCCGGCCGCGCTCAGCTCCACCAGATACTGCTTGCCCGCCATGTCGGCGCGGCCCGTCGGCGGGTTGTAGAGGCGCGCGCCGGTCCGGCGGGCGAGGGCACGGAAGGCGTCGTACTCCCGCTGGTAGTGGAGCACGGGACCGCTGTTGCGTACGACGACGCCGTCGAAGGAGCCCATCAGGCGCGCGGCGTCGAGCGGATGGCACAGAGCGATGTCGAAATCCTCGCGCAGGCGCCCGGAGAGGCGGATGTCCTCGCCGCAGTAGCGGCGGCCCTTCGCCTCATAGCCGAGATCCGTGACATAGAGGATGCTCAGGCGTGCGGCGGTCATGGTGCTCCCAAGTGGTGCTCGGCGTGCATGGTCGTGCGTGATCGCCCGGCCTTCGTATCAGACGGCTCCGGCGCGGCCGCCAGCGGTCCTGCTCAGCGCTCGGAGCGGAGCAGCAGCAACGCCGCGTCGTCGCCGCGCTCACGGCTGCCCGTCGCCCGGCCGATCAGACGGTCGGCCACGGCTTCCAATGGCTGGTCGGTGGCGCGTCCGAGTTCCGCGGCCAGATCCGCCAGGGCCTCGTCCAT
This portion of the Streptomyces sp. NBC_01750 genome encodes:
- a CDS encoding enoyl-CoA hydratase/isomerase family protein; this translates as MAVDDSVLLRTAGHTGYITLNRPQALNALTHAMVRTVDTALATWEQDPAVEVVVLTGAGERGLCAGGDIRAVRADALAGGSASLDFWRDEYRLNARIARYSKPYVAVMDGIVMGGGVGVSAHGDVRIVTERSKVAMPETGIGFVPDVGGTHLLAQAPGELGTHLALTGSAVGAADALLCGLADHFVPSRRLAELTASLAELDVTEAVGRCAEPAPEGELARHRKWIDDCYAAGSVEEILDRLLGRGDPAAKEAAETILSRSPTSLKVTLAALRRARELRALEPVLDQEYRVSCAAFSSPDMVEGVRAQVIDKDRRPRWSPAELAQVTDADVARFFAPLHERELGLGLAHELGLAGGLGA